Below is a window of Pseudarthrobacter equi DNA.
CAGCAAGGTCAGCGCTTTTCGGCCGTCCGGAGCACGTAGCCCACGCCGCGTTTGGTCTGGATCAGGGCAGGGGCCTCGGGATCGATGTCCACCTTGCGGCGCAGGTAGGAAATGTAGGACTCCACGATGGAGGCGTCGCCGTTGAAGTCGTACTCCCAGACGTGGTCCAGGATCTGCGACTTGGACAGCACACGGTTGGGGTTCAGCATCAGGTAACGGAGCAGCTTGAACTCGGTGGGGGAGAGTTCAATGACGGTGCCGCCGCGGCGCACTTCGTGGGCGTCGTCGTCGAGCTCGAGGTCGCCCACCCGGATGACGGCGTCGTCGTCGAGGAGCGGCTGCGTGCGGCGGAGCACGGCGCGGATGCGCGCCACCACCTCGTCGAGGCTGAACGGCTTGGTGACGTAGTCGTCCCCGCCCACGGTAAGCCCGGTGACTTTGTCTTCGGTGTCGTCCTTGGCGGTGAGGAACAGGACCGGGAAGTGCTTGCCCGAGGCACGCAGCCGGCGGGTGACGGTGAACCCGTCCATGTCCGGAAGCATGACGTCGAGGACAGCCAGGTCCGGCGCGTGGGCGTCGGCGGCTGCCAGGGCGTCGCGGCCGTTGGCCGCGGACACTACTTCGAAGCCGGCGAACCGCAGTGACGTGGACAGCAGCTCACGGATGTTGGGTTCATCGTCAACAACGAGGAGCTTCGCTTCGGGGCCGTTCTTGTTCATGTTCCCATCATGCTCCCAGTCTCTGGGAGTTGTCTGGATGTTCCATGGAAGAACGTTGCGTATCTTCGGCGCGGCCGCAGGCGGAATCCTCCCATGCCCGAAAGAGGCGGGAAATGCTCCCACCTGCCGCGCGGGCCCACAAGGGTGGAGTGCCCCCTCCCAGCCGCCGGCTTCCCCCTCTTTTACGGCCCGCCCCACTGCCTCCTACCCGTCCGCGCGGGCGTTCCCCACGTGTCGCCGGGGGCTGTTTACAGTGCCTTAAACGCCGCCGTATGGTGCTCATCTAGGAAGGTTGCGGGCAGCCTTGGGCAAGGGAGGATCAGCACGATGAAGAGCAAATTTGCCACCATGGCCCTGGGCGCAGGAGCCCTTGTCATCGCCCTGCTGGCGGGCGGCCCCACGCAGGCCGCGCAGGCAGCCGACGAACCCCTGGTTGGACTGACGTTCGACGACGGGCCGTCGCCACAGCGCACGGCTTACGTCCTGGATGTCCTGAAGGCGAAGAACGTGAAGGCAACGTTCTTCCTGCAGGGGGCCAACGCGCAGCTGTACCCTGACCTCGTGCGGCGGATCAAGGCCGAGGGGCACGTCATCGGCAACCACTCGTGGAACCACGCCGATTTCCTCGAGATCAGCCAGGCGGACCAAAAGCAGCAGATAGACAGCACGAATGCGGCCATCCGGGCCGTGACAGGTGAGACGCCCCGCCTCATGCGGTTCCCGTTCGGCAACAGCACCCCGTACGCAGCGAGTTACCTGCGGACCATCGGCATGAGCGGCGGGATCCTCTGGCGTTGGCACATCGGCCAGCCCGGTGACTTTGAGTGCCCGGGGGCTGCCGGAGTCCAGAAGTTCGTCATGGATGAGGCAGCACCCGGGGCGATCATCCTGCTCCATGATGCCGAAGACGTCCTGGCCTGCCCGGTTTCACAGTGGACATACCTCGCAACCACCATCGACGCGCTGCGTGCCCAGGGCTACGAATTCGGGGTAGTGGCTCCCTCCGCCACCGCCAACCCGCTCAACGAGGGCTCACCCGCCGTAGTGGTTCCCCCGGCCGGCTCCTAGCCGGTGATTGACGCGGCGGAGCTGGCCGTCCCCTCCCTGCTGCGCCAGGACCTGCCGGCAGTGGTGGACGCTGCCCTGGGCCGGCGCGGCATGGTGGTCATCCGGGCCCAGGCACACAGCATCATCCAGCCCGGGGCCAACATGACCACGGGCGGGCTCTGGCGGATCCAGGGAACGGCACAGCAGGCCGGACCAGCCAACGCAGCGGAACCCGTACCCTTCAGCGTTATTGCAAAGCTCACCCAGTCGCCACTGTTGTGGCCCGGCATCCAGGCTGTACCTCCGGAGTTCCGCGGGCAACTGGCGGAGCGCTACCCGTGGCGCACTGAAGCGCAGGCGTACGCCGCCGGGGTCAGCACAGCATTGCCCTTCAACGCCCGGATGCCCGAGGCATTCCGGATCACCGAGCTGGATGCGCAGCGGATCCTCATCTGGCTGGAGGACGTGGACGACGACGGTGCCCAGGGGTGGAGCGATGAGCAGTTTGCGGAGGCGGCCTTTGTCCTGGGCGGCCTCGCGGGCAGCCCGGACGTGGATGCGTGCGTCACGGCAGTGCCGGATGCCACGACATCGCGGCGCCTGGAGTTCTTCCTCGAGGGCGTCGGAACGCAGCTGCTTATCCCGGCGATCATGGACGACGACGTGTGGCGGCACCCGGTGGTGGCCGGCGCTGCGGACCCCGCGGTCATCAGTGGGCTGCGTAGCCTGGCAGGGAGGGCCCCGGACCTGGTAAACGTGCTCGTGGCCCTGCCCCAGTTCCCCATGCACGGCGACGCCAGCCCACAGAACCTGCTGGCCGGCGCATCCAACGTCGGGGACGAAGCGTTCATCCTCATCGACTGGGGAAACTTCGGCAGGGGCCCGGCCGGATTCGACCTGGCGCAGCTCCTGGCCGGACGGGTCAACGACGGCGACATGCCGGGCAGCGACCTTGTCCGGTTGGCGCCGCTGTGCGTGGACGCCTACTGCAATGGAATGGCCGAGGCCGGAACCGAACCCGATGCGTCATCCGTCGCCCGCGGCCACGCCGCAGCCATGGCCGTGTTCACCGGCCTGTCCGCACTGCCGTTGGACCAGCTGGCGGCGCCACGCCCCGGGCTGGAGGACGTGGTGGCCGGGCGGCTGGACATGGTCCGCTTCATCCTGGGACGGCTGGACGCGCTGGGCCTGTAGGCTGTGCCAGGGCAGCCGGACTCACCATCCCAGCGTGCCGGGCTCACCCTTGAACGACCCCACCACGTTGTCGGTGACCCAGCCGCCGTAATAGCCCCCGGCCTGGGGGCGGGCAACTTCGCCGTTCACCTCGCAGCGGTCCATCGGCCCCGCATAGACAGCCACCCGGCCTGCCAGTTCCGCGTAGCCGGGGAGGGGCTGAGGGTAGGACCAGGCGGCCCGCTCTGCGGACCGGCCGCCGCCGCGAACGGTGAAGTACTCGGCCCGGCCCTTGAACTCGCACCAGCTGGTTCCCGGGGCGGGCTCCAGGGCGCCGGGAAGGAACGCCGCGCGCGGAAGGTAGTAGACGGGCGGATGACTGGTTTCCAGAACCCTGAGCCAGTCCGTGGTGTCGAGGATCAGTTCTCCGCCCAGGAAGATCCGGATCCGACCGGAGCCGGGTTCAACCCGCGGCGGGCGCGGATAGTCCCACACGGATTCCTGGCCGGGACCGGGAACCACGGGCTGGGTGGGAAGCGATGGACGTTTGCTCTGCCGCATGCTTCCAGTGTGCACCCGGGCGCGTGGGCCCGGCACGTCAGCCCTACCCGGGCTGGTCCACGTCCTTGGCGTCCATGATCCGGTAGGCGTACCCCTGCTCGGCCAGGAACCGCTGCCGCTTGGCGGCGAACTCCTGGTCCAGCGTGTCGCGGGCCACCAGAGAATAGAAGCGTGCCGCCCGCCCGTCCTTCTTTGGCCGCAGCAGCCTGCCGAGCCGCTGTGCCTCCTCCTGGCGGGACCCGAACGAACCGGACACCTGGATGGCCACCGATGCCTCCGGCAGGTCGATGGAAAAGTTGGCTACCTTGGATACCACGAGCGTCTGGATCTCCCCGGCACGGAAAGCATCAAAGAGCCGCTGCCGCACCTTGACCGAAGTGTCCCCCTTGATGACGGGTGCCTGCAGGCGCTCGCCGAGGTCGTCGAGCTGGTCAATGTACTGGCCAATCACCAGCAGCTGCTCGCCGGCGTGCCGTGCCACCAGCTGTTCCACCACCAGGGATTTGGACTCGGAGGTGGAACACAGCCGGTATTTGTCCGCGTCGTCGGCCATGGCGTAGGCAACCCGTTCGTCCTTCGGCAGGTCCACCCGTACCTCAACACAGTCCGCCGGTGCGATGTAGCCCTGGGACTCGATGTCCTTCCACGGTGCGTCGTACCGTTTCGGCCCGATCAGGCTGAAGACCTCGCCCTCGCGCCCGTCCTCACGGACCAGGGTGGCGGTCAGGCCCAGGCGGCGGCGCGCCTGAAGGTCCGCGGTCATCCGGAAGATGGGAGCCGGCAAGAGGTGCACCTCGTCATAGATGATCAGGCCCCAGTCGTGGCCATCCACCAGTTCCAGATGAGGGTACAGGCCACCGCGTTTGGTGGTCAGGACCTGGTAGGTGGCAATGGTTACGGGGCGCACTTCCTTCAGCGCGCCGGAGTATTCGCCGATTTCATCCTCTGTGAGGGACGTGCGCTTCAGCAGTTCGTCCTTCCACTGCCGCGCGGCCACCGTGTTGGTCACCAGGATCAGCGTGGTGGTGGATCCGGTGGCCATGGCCGCGGCGCCCACCAGCGTCTTACCGGCACCGCAGGGGAGCACCACCACGCCGCTGCCGCCCGACCAGAAGTTTTCGCTGGCCAGCCGCTGGTAGGGGCGCAACTGCCAGCCATCCTCGTTCAGTGCGATGAGGTGTGGGGTGCCGTCAACGTACCCGGCCAGGTCCTCAGCCGGCCAGCCGATCTTCAGCAGGAGCTGCTTCAGCTGGCCCCGCTGCGATGCGTGGACCACTACTGTCTCGCCGTCGATCCGCGGCCCAAGGAGCGGCTGGATCTTCTTGGCCCGGATGACTTCCTCCAGCACCGGATAGTCGTCGGTGCGCATCACCAGCCCGTGCTGGGGATCCTTCTCCAGGCGCAGCCGCCCGTACCTCGACATCGTCTCCTCGATATCGATCAGGAGCGAATGCGGTACGGGAAAGCGGGAATACTTCAGCAGCGTGTCCAAGACCCTTTCGGCGTCCAGCCCGGCCGCGCGGGCATTCCACAGCCCCAGCGGCGTGAGCCGGTAGCTGTGCATGTGCTCGGGTGCCCGCTCCAGCTCCGCGAACGGCGCGATGGCATGCCGGGCCTCGGTGGCGAGCTCGTGGTCCACTTCGAGCAGGATGGTTTTGTCACTCTGGACAATCAGGGGTCCGTCGTTCACGCAGGACAGTCCTTTACTGGTGCAGTTCCTCTGCAGCCTCGATATCGATGATTCGGTGGATGGACAGGACCCGCTCCGTGTCCTTGGCGGGGTCGAAGACACGGACGCGTCCGCCGCTTACTGAAAGCGGAACGACGGTTTCCAGGGTGGCATTCCCCAGGCTGTCCACCACGTTCATGCTGATCCGTTGCTTGAGCCGGATGGCGCGCTGCAGCGCCTCCAGCCCCAGCTGGGTTGCCGCTTCTGCCTTTCGGCCAGCCGCACCGTTGCGGCCAGGCGAGCCGTCCTCCTTGCGCAGCACGGCAAGCTGGGCGTCCACATCGTCGGCCGCCGGTGCAAGGCGGGGCGCCGTGTACACGGGCCGCGGGCTTTCCTGCGGGACCGGTCCGCGCCGGAGCCGGACTGCGGAGTCCTCCACGCCATCCACCGACGGCGAGAGGCCAAGGCCGCGCAGGATCTGCACTGTTTCGCGCGGCGGCAGGGAGGACGCCAGGATGGTGGGAGCGAGCCGGACCAGGCCGAGCGCGGCTGCCCGTGGCCCGGAGAGGAGTTCCTGCAGCGCTTCCTCGTCATCGCTCTGGATGAAACTGGCGGAGGTCCCCACCCGAAGCTGCCCATGGCGGGTGGCGGTGTCCTGGATGAGGTATTCCAGCGGCTGCGGCACCGCGGTGGCGGAGTGGTCGCGCAGGAACTGCAGCAGGCGGCCGGCGTCATACCCGGCGTCCAGTGCGCGCCGGACGGAGGCCTCGGAGAACCGGTAGATCGTGGCTGGTCCCTGGCCCTCGGCGTCGGCCATGGCCAGGAGCTTTTCAGCCAGGTCGGGTGCCAGGTAACCAGGTGCCACTGCTGTCAGGTCGGCCTGGAGCAGCACGTGGTTCAGGGCGGCCGGCAGGTGCTGGCCCAGGAGTGTCATCGCCTCGTCCGGGTTGTCACCGGCGAAGGCGGCTCCCAGTTGGGTCAGGGCCCCGGAGCCCACCAGGCCGAGCAGCTCGGCCTCGGCGAGGACGCCGCGGATCAGGGAGCTGAAGCGCCGCGCCATCCGGGGCTGCGCCCACTCGGCGCGCTGGAGGACCGCCGCCGCGTCCAGCACCGGCGCGGCGCCGTCAGCGGACGCCGCCTCGGTGGTCAGCTCCAGCAGTATCTCCAGGATGCGTTTGCGGATGACGGGGGCGTCGGGCCGCTGCGCTTCCGCAGACAACGGGACAATGGCCCCGCCGGCAGCCGACCGGTGCGCGGCCGGAACTCCGGAGGTTCCGTTGACCGGCTGGCCCACCAGCGACGGTACGCGTTCGCTGGACAGCCAGGCATTGACCAGCCACTGCCATTGCTCCTGCCGGGGCAGCGCCAGCCACTCAAGCTGCGGTGGCAGCACCCAGGACGACGAATCGACGTCCAGGCGGATCAGCCCCGCAAGGCCGCAGAGCTCCAGCAGCAGTCCAACCTGCGGCTGGCTGATCCGCAGCAGCTCACCGAGCCGCCGCGTCTCACGGACCCCTACACCACCGCTGCGCAGCGTGGCCAAGGGCTGGCGCTGGACGGCGTGCAGCAGTTCGCCCACCAGCCGCAGGGTGTCCGAAATGGCACTCAGGGCAGCATTCCGCCGGAGGGCCGCGGTGGTGGTGCCGAGCTCCGGCACCGGCGGCGTCAGGGTGAAGTCGTTGATGATGGCGCCGCCCCGCAGGGACAGCCCTACGCTGTGGGGCAGTTCCACATGGGCGGCGTCCAGCGGAACCAGCAGCCCCCGGGCCAGCAGCCAGTCGATGGGCCCGACGTCGGCGCCCTCGGTGGTGACGGACGCCTTGCGTTGCGCCTGGGGGACGGCACCCATGGCCCAGTTCCGGAACCTGGCGAGCAGCGCCGTCGTCCGCTCCGGGGCAAGGGCGAGGATGTCCTGCACGGCTTCCGGCGAGGACGTCCAGTGCTGCAGGGCCAGCGCCGCCTCCATCGGGGTGGTGGCATCCTGGATCTCGACGCCGCTCCGGTGCAGTTCGGACACAAGCTGAACCGCCCGTTGGGCGAACGCCGGCTGGAGCCGGACAAGTTCCGTGTAGCTGCGGCCCAGCCCCGCGGGATAGATTCCCACCACGTCCTTGAGGCAGCCCACGGGGAGGTAGAAGCGCTGGCGGTTGCCGGCGGGGGTGCCGTGGGGTGGATCGGCCCGGTGCACCAGGGCAAGATCCTGCAGGCGGTCCAGGATCCGTTCCAGGATGGGCACCGAGGAGCCTGCAATCATCTTGTGCAGCGCGGGTGCGCTGGCGCTGTGCCCGGTATCGGTGTTGGTGCACAGATGAAGGGTTTCAAGCACCTGCATCTGTGGCCTGTTGAGCCGCTCCAAGGCACGCTGGACGCTGACCCGCGAGCTGGCCCGGGCCGCCAGGGCAGGGAAGTCAGGCACGGCGGGGGAGAGCAGGTCCGGCCGCGCGGCGAACAGCTCCCGCAGCGAGTCGTCGCTACGGGCTGCCAGGTCCTTGCTGAGCGCGCGAATGAGGGACATCAGTCCAACGTTACCGCTGGTCAGGTTTTCCTGCCCGGCGCCGCCCTGCAACGCCGTCGAGCACCAGGAAAAGCATCAGGACGAATGCGGCGGGCAAGCCGTACAGCGCCGTGTAGGTAACCCACGCAGGAGCCACTGACCCGGCAAAGGCCAGGGCCATGACCGCCGCCACGGCGGCCAGCGAGAGCACTGCAATGACGGCGGCGGCAATCATGATGGGCCGCCGGTAGCGCGAGGGTGTCATGGACGTAACGCTACCGCCCCTCCGGCAGCGCGCGTGAACCCCGGCGTCCGGGGCGGCATGAAGCGGGATTCGGGCGCGGGGCAGGATAACCTTGAAGGATAAAGACCAACACGGTACGCAGCTGCCATACCTTAAACCCGCACAACCGGTGCGGATGCGGTGGCGGCCGGCCGTGTCTCACAACAGCAGAACGAAGAAGGTTGATTCAATGCCTACCGGCAAGGTCAAGTGGTATGACAAGGACAAAGGCTTCGGGTTCCTCGCGGGCGAGGACGGCCAGGAGGTCTTCCTGCCCAAATCGTCGCTGCCCGAGGGCGTAACGGAACTCAAGGCCGGCACCCGCGTGGAGTTCGGCGTGGCCGACGGCCGCAAGGGTGCCCAGGCCCTGGGCCTGCGCGTCCTCGACAAGACTCCCTCCATCGCCAAGGCCAAACGGCCCAGCGCCCGCGACCTTGCCCCCCTGGTCCAGGACCTGGTGACGGTCCTCGACAATCTTTCGGGCACCCTGTCCAACGGCAAGTACCCGGACGGCAACAAGGGCAAGGCCATTGCCGCCGCCCTGCGTAAGGTTGCCGACGAGCTGGACGTTTAGGCAGCAATGAATCCGGAAGCTGAACAGCCCGACGCAGGAATGCAGGCCTCGGAACAGGAGACAGCCGTTACGCCCCAGGCAGCTGCCTCGGAGCGCACTGCCGTCCCCCGCGCCGCCGCGGCCGTGAAGGCGGCCCCCCAACGCAAGGCCGGCGTGCCGGTGTGGCGGACAGGGAAGCCGGACGCGTTTCTGGCCGCCGCCGTCGACGTTGCCAGGACTGCCCTCGAGGGAATCACCTCGGCGTCGGACATCGGTCCACACCTGGCTGCCAAAAGCGAAGGCGACCGCCTGGTGACGCACCTGTTCGAATCCAGGCTGCCTGGCTACTCGGGCTGGCAGTGGTACGCCGTCATCACCCGCAACTCCCGGTCCAAGCTGGTGACGGTCAACGAACTGGGCCTGCTGCCCTCGGAGGATTCGATCCTGGCCCCGGAATGGGTGCCGTGGGCTGAGCGGGTGCGGCCCGAGGACGCCCGGGAAGAGGATCACGAGCAGGAGCGCACGGTTCCCGACGCCCAGGCTGCCGGGGAGTCCGAAGCCGAACCGGAGACTGAAAAGGCAGAGCCTGTGCAGCAGGCCGGGTCCCCGGACGCTGCCCAGGCAGATGACGGGGAGGGCTAGCCAGCCCCCTCATGGTGGTCCCATCGAACCAACCAACAGCAAACGGCGCCGTCCGGGGTAAACCCGGGCGGCGCCGTCGTATGTTCTGTCGCCGGGCCTTGCCGACGGCGGGAGTTACTTGCGCAGCTCGCCCACCACGTAGTCAATGCTGGCCAGCAGGGCTGAAACGTCCTCGGGGTCGATGGCAACGAAGGTGGCGATACGCAGCTGGTTGCGGCCCAGCTTGCGGTAAGGCTCCGTGTCCACGATGCCGTTGGCGCGCAGGACCTTGGCTACCGCGGCGGCATCCACAGAGTCGTCGAAGTCGATGGTGGCAATGACGTTCGAGCGCTCGTCCGGGTTGATGACGAACGGCGTCGCGTACTCAGATGCCTCGGCCCAGGTGTAGATGCGGCCGGCGGAGTCGGCGGTGCGTCCCGCTGCGAAGTCCAGGCCGCCGTTGGAGTTCAACCACTGCACCTGCGCGTCCAGCGTTACCAGCGTGGACAGCGACGGGGTGTTGTAGGTCTGGTTCAGCTTCGAGTTGTCGATGGCGGTCTGCAGGTCCAGGAAATCCGGGATCCAGCGGTCGCCGGCTTTGATCCGTGCTGCGCGTTCGAGGGCGGCGGGGGAGAACAGGCCAAGCCACAGGCCGCCGTCGGAGGCGAAGTTCTTCTGCGGGGCGAAGTAGTAGACATCGCTCTCGGCCACATCGACGTCCAGGCCGCCGGCGGCGGAGGTCGCATCGACCAGTACCAGTGCGCCCTCATCGGCATCCGCTACGCGCTTTACCGGAGCGGCGACGCCGGTGGAGGTTTCGTTCTGCGGCCACGCGTAAACGTCGACGCCGGCCTCGGCCCGGGCTGCCGGGCGGGTGCCCGGGTCCGACGTAATGATGGAGGACGCATCCAGGAAAGGTGCCTTATTGGTGGCTGCGGCGAACTTCGACCCGAACTCACCAAAGGACAGGTGCTGGGCCTTCTTCTCCACGAGGCCGAAGGAGGCAACATCCCAGAACGCTGTGGAGCCGCCGACGCCGAGGACAACCTCGTAACCCTCGGGCGCGCGGAAGAACTGGCTGAGGCCCTCGCGGACCGAGCCCACGAGGTTCTTGACGGGGGCCTGCCGGTGGGACGTGCCCAGGATGGTCTTCGACGCCGCAGAGAGCGCATCGATCTGTTCCTGCCTGACCTTGGATGGCCCGGCTCCGAACCGTCCGTCCCGGGGCAGGAGGTCGGCGGGAATAGTGATGCTGGTTTCGCTCACGGGTGCTCCAATGTCGGCGGGGAGGTGGCTTTAGCCGGTCGGGCGGATAACGCCGCCCGACAGTCGGCAGTGACTGCAATACAGGCCTTTCCCATTCTGCCTGAACAGGCGTAGGCGCGGGAGCCGGAGCCGCTAAAGTCCAAACATTGAGACACGGGAACCTGGAGCCTGCAACTATTAGGACAAAGTCAAAATAGGCTAAGCTTGGCTCCGGACTATGTCGCGCCGCATGGCGGCGGGCCGTGTGGGACAACGCGGAACAACGCAGGGTATTGCGCTCGAGGAGCTGAGCTGGATGACGGATCTGATCGACACTACGGAGATGTACCTTCGGACCATCCTGGAGCTGGAGGAAGAGAACATCGTTGCCCTGAGGGCCCGTATTGCAGAGCGGTTGCGCCACTCGGGCCCTACCGTGTCCCAGACCATCGGCCGGATGGAGCGTGACGGCCTGGTGGTGGTGTCCGGCGACCGACACCTGGAGCTCACCGAGGTGGGCCGCAAACGTGCCACGGAGGTCATGCGCAAGCACCGCCTTGCGGAACGGCTCCTGGCTGATGTCATCGGCCTGGACTGGGCCTACGTCCACGACGAAGCGTGCCGCTGGGAGCATGTGATGAGTGAGCGCGTTGAGCGCCGGATCTACGAACTGCTCAACCACCCCACCGAATCGCCCTACGGAAACCCGATTCCCGGACTGGCCGCACTGGGTGGCCACCCGGACCTGTCCTTGTCCGACGGTGCGATCAGCCTTCTTGAGGCCATGAAGACGTACGGCCCCGCCTCTGCCGTGACCATCAGCCGGTTGGCTGAACCCATCCAGGTGGAACCCGAACTCCTGTCCCAGCTCGACGAAGGCGGCATCCGCCCCGGAGCGGCGGTATCGCTGGAGCGTGTGGGGGACTACATTTCGGTCCGTGTTCCGGGCATTGAAGGCGCCCTGGAACTGCCTCCCGAAGTGGCTGCCCACGTATTCGTAGCCGTCAACTGACACCGTAAAATCCCTGCTTTTACCCCGTGGGAGCTGGATCACGCAAAAATAACGGAATTGTTACTAAGGGACTTAAGCCCCTATAGTTGAACGAAAGCGTTGATACTTAAGCGTTACCTGATCTGGAGCCGAGCTCTGCCAGCGGATCAGGAGCACCAAGTCATAACTGGCAGAGGCGGGGGAACCACAACTGGCAGCGGGGGACTGCCTTGGGGTGAAGTCCGTCAGCAGCAAGCCTCTTCCAGTGAAGGAACCTTCCGGGGATTTCTCTGTGCCGCAGCTTGCTTACGGCGGACCGGGTCTGTGAACTCTCTGACCCGAATCCGACAGCTAACTTCGCAG
It encodes the following:
- a CDS encoding phosphotransferase yields the protein MIDAAELAVPSLLRQDLPAVVDAALGRRGMVVIRAQAHSIIQPGANMTTGGLWRIQGTAQQAGPANAAEPVPFSVIAKLTQSPLLWPGIQAVPPEFRGQLAERYPWRTEAQAYAAGVSTALPFNARMPEAFRITELDAQRILIWLEDVDDDGAQGWSDEQFAEAAFVLGGLAGSPDVDACVTAVPDATTSRRLEFFLEGVGTQLLIPAIMDDDVWRHPVVAGAADPAVISGLRSLAGRAPDLVNVLVALPQFPMHGDASPQNLLAGASNVGDEAFILIDWGNFGRGPAGFDLAQLLAGRVNDGDMPGSDLVRLAPLCVDAYCNGMAEAGTEPDASSVARGHAAAMAVFTGLSALPLDQLAAPRPGLEDVVAGRLDMVRFILGRLDALGL
- a CDS encoding DUF3027 domain-containing protein, whose translation is MNPEAEQPDAGMQASEQETAVTPQAAASERTAVPRAAAAVKAAPQRKAGVPVWRTGKPDAFLAAAVDVARTALEGITSASDIGPHLAAKSEGDRLVTHLFESRLPGYSGWQWYAVITRNSRSKLVTVNELGLLPSEDSILAPEWVPWAERVRPEDAREEDHEQERTVPDAQAAGESEAEPETEKAEPVQQAGSPDAAQADDGEG
- a CDS encoding polysaccharide deacetylase family protein; amino-acid sequence: MKSKFATMALGAGALVIALLAGGPTQAAQAADEPLVGLTFDDGPSPQRTAYVLDVLKAKNVKATFFLQGANAQLYPDLVRRIKAEGHVIGNHSWNHADFLEISQADQKQQIDSTNAAIRAVTGETPRLMRFPFGNSTPYAASYLRTIGMSGGILWRWHIGQPGDFECPGAAGVQKFVMDEAAPGAIILLHDAEDVLACPVSQWTYLATTIDALRAQGYEFGVVAPSATANPLNEGSPAVVVPPAGS
- the serC gene encoding phosphoserine transaminase, with protein sequence MSETSITIPADLLPRDGRFGAGPSKVRQEQIDALSAASKTILGTSHRQAPVKNLVGSVREGLSQFFRAPEGYEVVLGVGGSTAFWDVASFGLVEKKAQHLSFGEFGSKFAAATNKAPFLDASSIITSDPGTRPAARAEAGVDVYAWPQNETSTGVAAPVKRVADADEGALVLVDATSAAGGLDVDVAESDVYYFAPQKNFASDGGLWLGLFSPAALERAARIKAGDRWIPDFLDLQTAIDNSKLNQTYNTPSLSTLVTLDAQVQWLNSNGGLDFAAGRTADSAGRIYTWAEASEYATPFVINPDERSNVIATIDFDDSVDAAAVAKVLRANGIVDTEPYRKLGRNQLRIATFVAIDPEDVSALLASIDYVVGELRK
- a CDS encoding helicase-associated domain-containing protein, with the protein product MSLIRALSKDLAARSDDSLRELFAARPDLLSPAVPDFPALAARASSRVSVQRALERLNRPQMQVLETLHLCTNTDTGHSASAPALHKMIAGSSVPILERILDRLQDLALVHRADPPHGTPAGNRQRFYLPVGCLKDVVGIYPAGLGRSYTELVRLQPAFAQRAVQLVSELHRSGVEIQDATTPMEAALALQHWTSSPEAVQDILALAPERTTALLARFRNWAMGAVPQAQRKASVTTEGADVGPIDWLLARGLLVPLDAAHVELPHSVGLSLRGGAIINDFTLTPPVPELGTTTAALRRNAALSAISDTLRLVGELLHAVQRQPLATLRSGGVGVRETRRLGELLRISQPQVGLLLELCGLAGLIRLDVDSSSWVLPPQLEWLALPRQEQWQWLVNAWLSSERVPSLVGQPVNGTSGVPAAHRSAAGGAIVPLSAEAQRPDAPVIRKRILEILLELTTEAASADGAAPVLDAAAVLQRAEWAQPRMARRFSSLIRGVLAEAELLGLVGSGALTQLGAAFAGDNPDEAMTLLGQHLPAALNHVLLQADLTAVAPGYLAPDLAEKLLAMADAEGQGPATIYRFSEASVRRALDAGYDAGRLLQFLRDHSATAVPQPLEYLIQDTATRHGQLRVGTSASFIQSDDEEALQELLSGPRAAALGLVRLAPTILASSLPPRETVQILRGLGLSPSVDGVEDSAVRLRRGPVPQESPRPVYTAPRLAPAADDVDAQLAVLRKEDGSPGRNGAAGRKAEAATQLGLEALQRAIRLKQRISMNVVDSLGNATLETVVPLSVSGGRVRVFDPAKDTERVLSIHRIIDIEAAEELHQ
- a CDS encoding response regulator transcription factor — encoded protein: MNKNGPEAKLLVVDDEPNIRELLSTSLRFAGFEVVSAANGRDALAAADAHAPDLAVLDVMLPDMDGFTVTRRLRASGKHFPVLFLTAKDDTEDKVTGLTVGGDDYVTKPFSLDEVVARIRAVLRRTQPLLDDDAVIRVGDLELDDDAHEVRRGGTVIELSPTEFKLLRYLMLNPNRVLSKSQILDHVWEYDFNGDASIVESYISYLRRKVDIDPEAPALIQTKRGVGYVLRTAEKR
- a CDS encoding metal-dependent transcriptional regulator gives rise to the protein MTDLIDTTEMYLRTILELEEENIVALRARIAERLRHSGPTVSQTIGRMERDGLVVVSGDRHLELTEVGRKRATEVMRKHRLAERLLADVIGLDWAYVHDEACRWEHVMSERVERRIYELLNHPTESPYGNPIPGLAALGGHPDLSLSDGAISLLEAMKTYGPASAVTISRLAEPIQVEPELLSQLDEGGIRPGAAVSLERVGDYISVRVPGIEGALELPPEVAAHVFVAVN
- a CDS encoding DUF427 domain-containing protein: MRQSKRPSLPTQPVVPGPGQESVWDYPRPPRVEPGSGRIRIFLGGELILDTTDWLRVLETSHPPVYYLPRAAFLPGALEPAPGTSWCEFKGRAEYFTVRGGGRSAERAAWSYPQPLPGYAELAGRVAVYAGPMDRCEVNGEVARPQAGGYYGGWVTDNVVGSFKGEPGTLGW
- a CDS encoding DNA repair helicase XPB; the encoded protein is MNDGPLIVQSDKTILLEVDHELATEARHAIAPFAELERAPEHMHSYRLTPLGLWNARAAGLDAERVLDTLLKYSRFPVPHSLLIDIEETMSRYGRLRLEKDPQHGLVMRTDDYPVLEEVIRAKKIQPLLGPRIDGETVVVHASQRGQLKQLLLKIGWPAEDLAGYVDGTPHLIALNEDGWQLRPYQRLASENFWSGGSGVVVLPCGAGKTLVGAAAMATGSTTTLILVTNTVAARQWKDELLKRTSLTEDEIGEYSGALKEVRPVTIATYQVLTTKRGGLYPHLELVDGHDWGLIIYDEVHLLPAPIFRMTADLQARRRLGLTATLVREDGREGEVFSLIGPKRYDAPWKDIESQGYIAPADCVEVRVDLPKDERVAYAMADDADKYRLCSTSESKSLVVEQLVARHAGEQLLVIGQYIDQLDDLGERLQAPVIKGDTSVKVRQRLFDAFRAGEIQTLVVSKVANFSIDLPEASVAIQVSGSFGSRQEEAQRLGRLLRPKKDGRAARFYSLVARDTLDQEFAAKRQRFLAEQGYAYRIMDAKDVDQPG
- a CDS encoding cold-shock protein; the protein is MPTGKVKWYDKDKGFGFLAGEDGQEVFLPKSSLPEGVTELKAGTRVEFGVADGRKGAQALGLRVLDKTPSIAKAKRPSARDLAPLVQDLVTVLDNLSGTLSNGKYPDGNKGKAIAAALRKVADELDV